The bacterium DNA window GACAAATCCCGCACCGATTCCGCGAAGAGGGATTTACCAAAGGTCCAAACATTCAACTCAGTTGATGACCTGCTGAAGAACTGTGATTTCCAGCTTGCTGTAATCGTCACTCCCCACAACACCCACTATCCCTTAGCTATGCAGTGCCTATCAGCTGGCAAGCATACGATTGTGGAGAAGCCTTTCTGCATCACCTATAAAGAGGCGAGCGAAATGATTGATATGGCGAGGGAAAAGGGAGTGATGCTCTCCGTTTTCCACAACCGCAGGTGGGATGGGGATTACTTGGCTTTAAAGGAGGCGATTGGCAAGGGATTGATTGGGGACATATTTCATTTAGAGGTTTTTATGGGCGGATATGGGCATCCGGGATATTGGTGGAGGTCGGATAAGGAGATATCTGGCGGGGCTCTTTATGATTGGGGTGCTCATATAGTTGATTGGATATTGGGATTGATTCCCTCAAAGGTTAAAAGAGTTGGAGGGTTCAGCCACAAGCTTGTTTGGAAGGATGTTACGAACGAGGATAACGCGGAGGCGATAATTCAATTTGAGAACGGAGCGGTTGCTTACATCCAGCTTTCCTCAATAGCGATGGCGGGCAAGAGGAGATGGTTCATTTTGGGGACGGAGGGAAGCTTGGAGGATGGGAGGGAAAGGCAGGGATTTCTTATGAGGAGAATGGTCAATGGGATGCAGATGGAGGGGAATATACCGTTTAAGAAGGGGGAGTGGAATGCGTATTATAAGAACATAGCTGACCACTTATTGAGGGGGAAAGAGCTTGTAGTGAAGCCGGAGGAGGCGAGGAGGGTGATAGCGGTG harbors:
- a CDS encoding Gfo/Idh/MocA family oxidoreductase; its protein translation is MEKIKCAIIGYGPAFNMGRAHADYINSTGEMEVVAICDRDKSRTDSAKRDLPKVQTFNSVDDLLKNCDFQLAVIVTPHNTHYPLAMQCLSAGKHTIVEKPFCITYKEASEMIDMAREKGVMLSVFHNRRWDGDYLALKEAIGKGLIGDIFHLEVFMGGYGHPGYWWRSDKEISGGALYDWGAHIVDWILGLIPSKVKRVGGFSHKLVWKDVTNEDNAEAIIQFENGAVAYIQLSSIAMAGKRRWFILGTEGSLEDGRERQGFLMRRMVNGMQMEGNIPFKKGEWNAYYKNIADHLLRGKELVVKPEEARRVIAVIELAGKAAEEGQFIDFPQELY